In a single window of the Nicotiana tomentosiformis chromosome 8, ASM39032v3, whole genome shotgun sequence genome:
- the LOC138897840 gene encoding uncharacterized protein: MTVTQYETRFLDLALHTIVLLPTERERVRRFIDGLTFSIRLQMDKEIGDDIFFQRAIDIARRIEMVRGQKRGPVSYKRPCHSSSFNGTSSGHRGTFGRGHPPRPFQSALQASHSASDSRDPYVSHFGQPAYSAP; the protein is encoded by the coding sequence atgactgttacccagtatgaaaCTCGATTTTTGGACCTAGCTCTCCATACCATTGTTttactccctactgagagggagagagtgaggagattcattgatggactcacttttagtatcaggctacagatggacAAGGAGATTGGAGATGATATTTTTTTCCAGAGGGCCATAGATATTGCTagaaggatcgagatggttcgcggtcagaaGAGGGGGCCGGTGTCTTATAAGAGGCCTTGTCATTCTAGTAGTTTCAATGGCACCTCATCTGGACATagaggtacttttggtagaggtcatcctcctaggccatttcagtcagcgcttcaggcatctcacagtgccTCGGATAGTCGTGATCCTTATGTATCTCATTTTGGGCAgccagcctatagtgcaccatag